Proteins encoded within one genomic window of Candidatus Syntrophocurvum alkaliphilum:
- a CDS encoding CD1247 N-terminal domain-containing protein, producing the protein MRDICEKVSYLQGLSEGLNIADNSPQGKILSGMLEVLNEIADRITDIEEDFEDMKEYVESIDEDLCVLEEDIYDEMDFDNDYLYSEDTDYVELSCDDCGEPIYFESDVLDVDDVVEIICPKCNEVVFINDGSFDYVYEEGDGTLDFSNPSPS; encoded by the coding sequence GTGAGAGATATTTGTGAAAAAGTCAGTTATTTGCAAGGCTTAAGTGAAGGGCTTAATATAGCAGATAATTCTCCTCAAGGCAAAATTTTATCTGGTATGCTAGAGGTTTTAAATGAAATAGCCGATAGGATAACAGATATAGAAGAAGATTTTGAGGATATGAAAGAATATGTTGAAAGTATTGATGAGGATCTTTGTGTATTAGAAGAAGATATATATGATGAAATGGATTTTGATAATGACTACTTATATTCAGAAGATACTGATTATGTAGAATTAAGTTGTGATGATTGTGGAGAACCGATATATTTTGAAAGTGATGTCTTAGATGTTGATGATGTAGTGGAAATAATTTGTCCAAAATGCAATGAAGTTGTTTTCATTAATGATGGTTCATTTGATTATGTTTATGAAGAAGGAGATGGTACATTAGATTTTTCTAATCCTTCACCATCTTAA
- a CDS encoding M24 family metallopeptidase produces MNNENIEGFLITKPENIRYISNFSAGADAKLLVTNDELYIITDSRYYEQVEKECSNDWELVKNTQPGFNFLTNLDLKINKIGFEAEAMSYADYTNLKKYYNSIEGYTNIIEQLRVKKEESELELLRFAASIGDKVFSEIKKYIKPGVKEKVIANRIELLLKEYGAEKHAFDTIVVSGKKASLPHGKPDDKLLEEKDMVTMDFGGFYKGYASDMTRTVIVKESYSKFYDLYKRLLEAQKIGLSSVRAGVVCSEVDDKVRTYLKKYDLDSYFAHSTGHGVGLEVHENPRLSSTSKMLLEENMVVTVEPGIYIPGWGGIRIEDTVIVKNGDCEVITQSDKKLLII; encoded by the coding sequence ATGAATAATGAAAACATAGAGGGTTTTTTAATAACTAAGCCAGAAAATATAAGGTATATATCTAATTTTAGTGCAGGAGCAGATGCTAAGCTATTAGTTACTAATGATGAGCTTTATATTATTACAGATTCTAGATATTATGAACAAGTTGAAAAAGAGTGCTCAAATGATTGGGAACTAGTTAAAAACACACAACCTGGCTTTAATTTTTTAACAAACCTAGATTTGAAAATAAATAAAATAGGATTTGAAGCTGAGGCAATGTCTTATGCAGATTATACTAACTTAAAAAAATATTATAACTCGATAGAAGGATATACTAATATTATAGAACAGCTTAGAGTGAAAAAAGAAGAATCAGAACTAGAACTGTTGCGGTTTGCTGCTAGTATAGGAGATAAAGTTTTTAGTGAAATAAAAAAATATATAAAACCAGGAGTAAAAGAAAAGGTAATTGCTAATAGAATAGAGTTACTTTTAAAAGAATACGGAGCTGAAAAACACGCATTTGATACTATTGTAGTTTCAGGAAAGAAAGCTTCATTGCCTCATGGGAAGCCGGATGACAAATTGCTTGAAGAAAAAGATATGGTTACAATGGATTTTGGCGGTTTTTACAAAGGTTATGCTTCTGATATGACTAGAACAGTTATAGTAAAGGAAAGTTATTCTAAGTTTTATGATTTATATAAAAGACTATTAGAAGCTCAAAAAATAGGTTTATCTTCAGTAAGAGCTGGAGTGGTTTGTTCTGAAGTTGATGATAAAGTACGAACATATTTAAAAAAGTATGATTTAGATTCTTATTTTGCACATAGTACAGGACATGGGGTAGGATTAGAGGTGCATGAAAACCCGAGATTATCATCAACTAGCAAAATGTTATTAGAAGAAAATATGGTAGTGACTGTTGAGCCAGGTATTTATATCCCCGGATGGGGAGGAATAAGGATAGAAGATACCGTAATAGTTAAAAATGGGGACTGCGAGGTTATAACCCAATCTGATAAAAAATTACTAATTATATAG
- the spoIIIAD gene encoding stage III sporulation protein AD has product MEIAQIVGMALITTMLLMILRQQKPVMAIMLSLVFGVMIFMFLMDKMAAIVNVMQELARRAEMNYFFLTTILKILGVAYLGEFAAAICQDAGEHAVAKKVEFAAKIIIAVLALPIMIAILDSLMELMPR; this is encoded by the coding sequence GTGGAAATTGCTCAAATTGTGGGGATGGCATTAATCACTACGATGCTTTTAATGATACTACGACAGCAAAAACCAGTCATGGCAATAATGCTAAGCTTGGTGTTTGGTGTAATGATTTTTATGTTTCTAATGGACAAAATGGCAGCTATTGTTAATGTAATGCAGGAATTAGCTAGGCGTGCTGAGATGAATTACTTTTTCTTAACTACAATACTAAAAATCCTGGGTGTAGCTTACTTAGGAGAATTTGCTGCAGCGATTTGTCAGGATGCTGGAGAACATGCAGTAGCAAAAAAAGTAGAGTTTGCTGCAAAAATTATAATTGCTGTTCTTGCTCTACCAATAATGATAGCTATATTAGATTCTCTAATGGAATTAATGCCAAGATAA
- a CDS encoding TldD/PmbA family protein, with protein MEKYLLNTGEKALDLSKKKGVDAEVFLLYDKELSIEVSGGKVETLKEAEEIGMGLRVINNGRVGFSFTSDLTDYAIKEAVENAITISAFSAADENNILPKGSFSYEAMDTFDSNIAKVSLEDKVSMSKEIEEVARSQDKRISLVERSGYEDTEFISVVMNTNGLVAAGNGNFSGLYIFLVAEENDSAENGFSVMVKSKINDLEPKKVGEEAAKNALRSLNAKSMKSAKLPCILDPYVATKFMGVLAHSVLADSVQKGKSMFIGKEGEQIGSKVLNIVDDATFKDGIATFPFDSEGVPSQNNVLIENGILKGFLYDTYTANKAGVTSTGNGQRGSFRTLPSVGTSNFMISPGEASPENLIGDIEKGLYITEVLGMHTANPISGDYSVGAAGILIENGKLTIPVRGITIAGNLIDFLQDIDSVGNDLRFFGSKAASTIRLKSISVGGE; from the coding sequence ATGGAAAAATATTTACTTAATACAGGAGAAAAAGCCTTAGATTTATCTAAAAAAAAGGGAGTAGATGCAGAAGTATTTCTGCTTTATGATAAAGAGTTAAGTATTGAGGTATCAGGAGGAAAAGTAGAAACTTTAAAAGAAGCTGAAGAAATTGGCATGGGTCTTAGAGTTATAAATAATGGGAGAGTAGGTTTTTCCTTTACAAGTGATTTAACAGATTATGCAATTAAGGAAGCCGTCGAGAATGCTATAACCATATCTGCTTTTTCGGCTGCTGATGAAAATAATATCTTACCTAAAGGATCTTTTTCTTATGAGGCAATGGATACATTTGATTCAAATATAGCAAAAGTTTCTTTAGAAGATAAGGTAAGCATGTCTAAAGAAATTGAGGAGGTTGCACGCTCACAAGATAAAAGGATAAGTTTGGTGGAGCGTTCAGGTTATGAAGATACTGAGTTTATATCAGTTGTAATGAATACTAATGGGTTAGTTGCTGCTGGAAATGGTAACTTTAGTGGTTTATATATTTTTTTAGTGGCTGAAGAAAATGATAGTGCTGAAAATGGATTTTCAGTGATGGTGAAGAGCAAAATAAACGATTTAGAGCCAAAGAAAGTGGGGGAAGAAGCTGCTAAAAATGCATTAAGAAGCTTAAATGCTAAAAGCATGAAATCTGCAAAACTTCCTTGCATTTTAGATCCATATGTTGCTACAAAGTTTATGGGAGTATTAGCTCATTCTGTTTTAGCAGATTCTGTGCAAAAAGGCAAATCAATGTTTATTGGCAAAGAAGGGGAGCAGATAGGTTCAAAAGTGTTAAACATTGTAGATGATGCTACCTTTAAGGATGGTATTGCTACATTTCCTTTTGACAGTGAGGGAGTCCCATCACAAAATAATGTATTAATTGAAAATGGGATTTTAAAAGGATTTTTATATGATACTTATACTGCAAATAAAGCAGGAGTAACTTCGACAGGAAATGGACAAAGGGGTTCTTTTAGAACACTTCCGTCTGTTGGGACGAGTAATTTTATGATATCTCCCGGTGAAGCTAGTCCTGAGAATTTAATTGGAGATATAGAAAAAGGGTTGTATATAACAGAGGTTTTAGGTATGCATACAGCAAATCCCATATCAGGAGATTACTCAGTGGGAGCAGCTGGTATTTTAATAGAAAATGGGAAATTGACAATTCCCGTTAGGGGCATAACTATTGCGGGAAATTTAATTGATTTTTTACAAGACATAGATTCTGTTGGGAATGATTTGCGATTTTTTGGAAGTAAAGCAGCTTCAACAATAAGATTAAAAAGTATTAGTGTTGGTGGAGAATAA
- the spoIIIAC gene encoding stage III sporulation protein AC encodes MDIDILFRIAGIGILISVLTIVLKQAKKEEQAELLTLAGVVVVFIIVVQLMSQLFTVVRSVFKL; translated from the coding sequence ATGGATATTGATATTCTGTTTCGAATTGCTGGTATAGGAATACTTATTTCCGTTTTAACCATAGTTTTAAAACAAGCTAAGAAAGAAGAACAGGCCGAACTACTAACGCTAGCAGGAGTAGTAGTTGTATTTATTATCGTAGTTCAATTAATGAGCCAATTATTCACGGTTGTACGCTCAGTATTTAAATTATAG
- the spoIIIAE gene encoding stage III sporulation protein AE yields MKKILAISILITIFILVPSAIAYSFDDHESAQSVVSIHEALHSLDMSTLEEYKNQIDDEISPFFENKTVKDWIIGFVRGEWSFDFAEVCENILQGLFKEILANSSLLGKILLLSVLSALLVNLQNSFSSSIAKVSYLACFLALSAIALNSFQIVLNIGHQTIDNMVAFMMAMLPQMVILIAGLGNINTSLMVFPVLMSAATVFANLIKSVVFPLIIMSALLHIINQMSDTVKVARMAKFVSQLAQLSLGFFLTIFVGIVTLRAVYASVLDKVTLRTTKFVTDNAIPVVGKMFSDTIEVAAGYVILLKQAVSIYGVLIIFGIILFPLLKIAAIALIYKIAAAIVEPIGDSRTASVLEIMSTHLFLMLSAVASVGLMFLIMLAMLAGMTNHMMTR; encoded by the coding sequence ATGAAAAAGATATTAGCAATATCTATTCTAATAACAATTTTTATACTGGTACCATCAGCTATTGCATATAGTTTTGATGATCACGAGAGTGCACAATCAGTTGTTTCTATACACGAGGCTTTACATAGTTTAGACATGAGCACATTAGAAGAGTATAAAAACCAAATTGATGATGAAATAAGTCCATTTTTTGAAAATAAAACGGTCAAGGATTGGATAATTGGCTTTGTTAGAGGTGAATGGTCATTTGATTTTGCTGAAGTATGTGAAAATATACTCCAAGGTTTATTTAAAGAGATTTTAGCTAACTCAAGTTTATTGGGAAAAATATTATTATTATCTGTTTTGTCAGCTTTATTAGTTAATTTGCAAAATTCATTTTCATCTAGTATTGCTAAAGTTTCATATTTAGCTTGTTTTCTTGCTCTTAGTGCTATTGCACTAAATTCATTCCAAATTGTATTAAATATAGGTCATCAAACTATTGATAATATGGTCGCTTTTATGATGGCAATGCTTCCTCAGATGGTAATACTTATAGCTGGATTAGGGAATATAAATACTTCATTAATGGTTTTTCCTGTACTAATGTCAGCAGCTACAGTCTTTGCTAATTTAATTAAATCAGTAGTTTTTCCTCTAATTATTATGTCAGCTTTATTACACATAATAAATCAAATGTCAGATACGGTTAAAGTTGCTCGTATGGCTAAGTTTGTTAGTCAGCTTGCACAATTATCATTAGGTTTCTTTTTAACTATATTTGTTGGGATTGTTACTTTAAGAGCTGTTTATGCTTCTGTTTTAGATAAGGTTACTCTCCGTACTACTAAATTTGTTACTGATAATGCAATACCCGTTGTAGGTAAAATGTTTTCCGATACTATAGAGGTAGCTGCGGGATATGTAATATTACTTAAGCAAGCTGTTAGTATATACGGAGTTTTAATAATATTTGGTATTATTCTTTTTCCTTTATTAAAAATTGCAGCTATAGCTTTAATTTATAAAATAGCAGCCGCAATAGTTGAGCCGATTGGTGATTCTAGAACAGCTTCTGTATTAGAAATAATGAGTACTCATCTCTTTCTAATGTTATCTGCTGTAGCTTCTGTGGGTTTAATGTTTTTAATAATGCTAGCAATGTTAGCTGGAATGACTAATCATATGATGACTCGTTAA
- the spoIIIAA gene encoding stage III sporulation protein AA: MFCRDENNIKKDIIPYLSPKIKDLILNLRSQDYTLLEEIRLRCGKPLIIKLGDKDYTVNNKGIFTDELDEGYIADEVDLYRTIASISDNSLYAFEEEIKRGFITIPGGHRVGLAGQVVLNGGDIKTIKDFSGIAIRVAREINNCSVHILPLIYPQRSLPKNTLIISPPRCGKTTILRDIARAISKGYRNNKGLNVALIDERSELAGSFKGIPQLDVGPRTDVLDSCPKAMGMIMATRSLSPQVVVTDEIGRKKDVEAIEECINAGVTVITTVHAKNIEEVKKRPILKGLISSGAFKIGIILSRRNGPGSIEEVVRWD, encoded by the coding sequence ATGTTCTGTCGAGATGAAAATAACATAAAAAAGGATATTATCCCTTACCTATCGCCTAAAATAAAAGATTTAATTCTTAATTTAAGAAGCCAAGATTATACTTTATTAGAAGAAATAAGACTTCGTTGTGGTAAACCTTTGATAATAAAACTAGGCGATAAGGATTATACAGTTAATAATAAAGGGATATTTACTGATGAACTAGATGAAGGTTATATAGCCGACGAAGTAGACTTGTATCGCACAATAGCTTCAATAAGTGATAATTCACTTTATGCATTTGAAGAAGAAATAAAAAGAGGTTTTATTACTATACCAGGTGGTCATAGAGTAGGGCTTGCCGGTCAGGTGGTTTTAAACGGAGGAGATATTAAAACAATAAAAGATTTTTCCGGTATAGCTATTAGGGTAGCTCGGGAAATAAACAACTGCAGTGTACATATTTTACCATTAATTTACCCACAACGATCTCTTCCTAAAAATACCTTGATTATATCACCTCCTAGGTGTGGTAAAACAACAATTTTACGGGATATTGCTCGTGCTATTTCTAAAGGTTATAGAAATAATAAAGGTCTTAATGTAGCCCTTATTGATGAACGTTCGGAATTAGCTGGATCTTTTAAAGGAATACCACAGCTTGATGTTGGACCTAGGACTGATGTACTTGATTCTTGTCCTAAAGCAATGGGGATGATAATGGCGACCAGGTCGTTATCTCCTCAAGTCGTAGTAACTGATGAAATTGGCAGAAAAAAAGATGTTGAAGCTATTGAAGAATGTATAAATGCTGGTGTGACTGTAATTACTACAGTTCATGCTAAAAATATTGAAGAAGTAAAAAAGCGACCTATTTTAAAAGGTTTAATTTCAAGTGGAGCTTTTAAAATTGGGATTATACTGTCTAGGCGTAATGGACCCGGTTCCATCGAAGAAGTAGTAAGGTGGGATTAA
- a CDS encoding PilN domain-containing protein — MEKSKIRVNLLPEKDKVLLSPLKVEIISFTVISLLICGCIFFLYYYQVNKKNEQIILNQQLEISANNLMEYNENLSKVTQLEKAFLKRQEAIDQIHSPKITADIIKGVIINMPAKVNLYRIQLTDEMVLIYGSTARYKNVSAFINNLSNIEDLSLIKEVSTNLTDEEIIDFSIAVKWEG, encoded by the coding sequence ATGGAGAAAAGTAAGATAAGGGTGAATTTATTACCAGAAAAGGATAAAGTTTTACTTTCACCTTTAAAAGTTGAAATTATAAGCTTTACCGTAATAAGTTTATTAATATGTGGATGCATATTTTTTTTATATTACTATCAAGTCAATAAAAAAAATGAACAAATTATATTAAATCAACAACTGGAAATTTCAGCAAATAATTTGATGGAATATAATGAAAACTTGTCTAAAGTTACCCAATTAGAAAAAGCATTTCTTAAAAGGCAAGAGGCTATAGATCAAATACACTCCCCCAAAATAACTGCTGATATTATAAAAGGTGTAATAATAAATATGCCTGCTAAAGTGAATTTATATAGAATTCAATTAACTGATGAAATGGTATTAATTTATGGAAGTACAGCACGATACAAGAATGTTTCTGCTTTTATAAACAATTTAAGCAATATAGAGGATTTGAGCTTAATTAAAGAAGTATCTACTAATCTTACTGATGAAGAAATTATAGATTTTAGTATTGCTGTAAAGTGGGAGGGGTAA
- a CDS encoding stage III sporulation protein AF has product MEVLITIVQSLLVIIIIASFLELLLPDGSIKPFVRFAVGLFVLIAILNPALSFIFSNHDLKLDFWDYTVDESIEEKIMVDAQELNERIVNVSSNTVLEKMQGQISSMALLVPGVEEVQTELKTDQDGIIEKIYLEVTPENNSDIEEIESVDILNTESSTDEYVDYTNLENRIITVINNVFGLKDVDIQIEFQGG; this is encoded by the coding sequence ATGGAAGTACTAATAACTATAGTCCAAAGCCTCTTAGTAATAATTATTATTGCAAGTTTTTTAGAATTATTGTTACCTGATGGCAGTATAAAACCATTTGTTCGATTCGCAGTAGGATTATTTGTATTAATAGCAATATTAAATCCTGCCTTAAGCTTTATTTTTAGCAATCATGATTTAAAATTAGATTTTTGGGATTATACAGTTGATGAGTCTATTGAGGAAAAAATAATGGTTGATGCTCAAGAGCTTAATGAAAGAATAGTGAATGTTAGTAGTAATACTGTACTTGAAAAAATGCAGGGTCAAATAAGCTCAATGGCATTACTTGTTCCTGGTGTTGAAGAAGTCCAAACAGAGTTGAAAACAGATCAAGATGGGATTATTGAAAAAATATATTTAGAAGTTACACCTGAAAACAATAGCGACATTGAAGAAATTGAATCAGTAGATATATTAAATACTGAAAGCTCAACTGATGAATATGTCGATTATACTAATCTAGAAAATAGAATTATAACGGTAATTAACAATGTCTTTGGATTAAAAGATGTTGATATACAAATAGAATTTCAAGGGGGTTAA
- a CDS encoding TldD/PmbA family protein, producing the protein MILDKIVLSKVLTEAMSKGGDFAEIYIEEKKVNSIFCEDDKIEKINNGREKGAGIRVIKDGHTAYAYTNDLSEEGLLKTATVAAKATEFKEKVDTAINLETRQPSFEIDYKVMPESVDFKDKIDLVLRANNKARSLGEEVKQVTVSVGDVHKKKQIANSNGVLVEDELARVRFMINVVAARDGIIQTGYESVAGVRGWEIFGEFSVEDLAEKAGLRAIKMLSAKQAPAGRMPVVMSAEAGGTMVHEACGHGLELDLVQKGLSVYKGKLGQKVAAECVTVIDDGTMLGEYGTLRFDDEGNPTQKNVLIENGVLKNYMNDYITAEKEGVSFTGNGRRESYQHKPIPRMTNTYIASGKDDPEEIIKSTAKGLLVKKMGGGQVNTTNGDFVFDVQEGYIIENGEIKYPVRGATLSGNGPKALADIDKVGNDLGFAIGVCGKDGQGVPVSDAQPTIRIKEMTVGGTAMGDE; encoded by the coding sequence ATGATTTTAGACAAAATAGTGCTATCAAAGGTTTTAACTGAAGCTATGTCAAAAGGTGGCGATTTTGCAGAAATTTATATAGAAGAAAAAAAAGTAAATAGTATATTTTGTGAAGATGATAAAATCGAAAAAATTAATAATGGTAGAGAAAAAGGCGCAGGAATAAGGGTAATTAAAGATGGTCATACAGCGTATGCTTACACCAATGATTTGTCTGAAGAGGGACTACTAAAGACTGCAACAGTGGCTGCAAAGGCAACTGAATTTAAAGAAAAAGTTGATACTGCTATCAACTTAGAAACTAGGCAACCTTCTTTTGAAATAGACTATAAAGTTATGCCGGAATCAGTAGATTTTAAGGACAAAATAGATTTAGTTTTAAGAGCTAATAATAAAGCACGAAGTCTAGGTGAAGAGGTGAAACAGGTTACAGTTTCTGTGGGAGATGTTCACAAAAAAAAACAAATAGCCAATTCTAATGGGGTATTAGTAGAAGATGAGCTTGCAAGAGTAAGATTTATGATTAATGTTGTTGCTGCAAGGGATGGCATTATTCAGACAGGTTATGAATCAGTAGCTGGAGTACGAGGCTGGGAGATTTTTGGTGAGTTTTCTGTAGAAGATTTAGCAGAAAAAGCAGGTTTAAGAGCAATAAAAATGCTTTCTGCTAAACAGGCTCCTGCTGGTAGAATGCCTGTTGTAATGTCGGCAGAAGCAGGAGGGACTATGGTGCATGAAGCATGTGGGCATGGTTTAGAATTAGATTTAGTTCAAAAGGGGTTATCAGTATATAAAGGTAAATTAGGACAAAAAGTTGCTGCAGAATGTGTAACAGTTATAGATGATGGAACTATGCTGGGTGAATATGGCACATTAAGGTTTGATGATGAAGGAAACCCAACTCAAAAAAACGTTTTGATTGAAAATGGTGTATTAAAAAATTATATGAATGATTATATTACAGCAGAGAAAGAAGGGGTTTCTTTTACTGGGAATGGTAGACGAGAGTCTTATCAACATAAACCTATACCTAGGATGACTAATACCTATATAGCATCAGGGAAAGATGATCCCGAGGAAATAATAAAAAGTACAGCTAAAGGCTTATTGGTTAAGAAGATGGGCGGTGGACAGGTTAATACCACCAATGGTGATTTTGTATTTGACGTACAAGAGGGATATATAATAGAAAACGGAGAAATCAAATACCCAGTGCGAGGGGCTACCTTAAGTGGAAATGGACCAAAAGCATTAGCTGATATTGATAAAGTAGGCAATGATTTAGGTTTTGCTATAGGTGTATGTGGGAAAGATGGCCAAGGAGTGCCAGTCTCAGATGCACAACCTACTATAAGAATAAAGGAAATGACAGTAGGTGGAACAGCAATGGGTGATGAGTAG
- the pilM gene encoding type IV pilus biogenesis protein PilM codes for MVVPTKSFVGLDIGSRQLKIVEVSIKKNTPIVVQHFVTNISEMAVNAGTILNTQYLGEKLGEISKDINIKGKKVITQVYGKQVFSKILVMPYMNKKEIKKAAGYMAATFSPIPINNTYYDVHPIRVIESENVKKVEVFYVAAKRDQIDALKNICKIAGLKLAAVDIEPLAVNRLLNEDIEFYAYLNIGSSCSTFALLSEGIPLFIRNIPFGVSTLYENFNIDELSQLSINDILLQDPDLIRSLLLELQYSIDFAETKPEILYIVGGGAKIRDVSMFLENYLSIKIGNLNMLESLALKSVDNSNEKDKFKSDLAIALGLAMRGVS; via the coding sequence GTAGAAGTAAGTATTAAGAAAAATACGCCGATAGTAGTACAGCATTTTGTAACTAATATTTCTGAAATGGCAGTAAATGCTGGAACTATATTAAATACTCAATATCTTGGGGAAAAACTGGGTGAAATTTCTAAAGATATAAATATAAAAGGAAAAAAAGTAATAACTCAAGTTTATGGTAAGCAAGTTTTTAGTAAAATACTGGTTATGCCTTACATGAATAAAAAAGAAATTAAAAAAGCTGCAGGATATATGGCTGCTACTTTTTCACCAATACCTATAAATAACACCTACTATGATGTCCATCCTATTAGAGTAATAGAATCTGAAAATGTTAAAAAAGTAGAAGTTTTTTATGTTGCGGCTAAAAGAGATCAAATTGATGCATTGAAAAACATATGTAAAATAGCGGGACTTAAATTAGCTGCTGTTGATATTGAACCCTTAGCTGTAAATAGATTGCTTAATGAAGATATAGAGTTTTATGCATATTTAAATATTGGCTCATCTTGTTCTACATTTGCACTTCTTTCTGAAGGGATACCTTTATTTATTAGAAATATTCCGTTTGGAGTATCTACTTTGTATGAAAATTTTAATATAGATGAACTAAGTCAGTTAAGTATAAATGATATTTTGCTGCAAGACCCAGACTTAATACGAAGTTTATTACTCGAATTGCAATATTCAATTGATTTTGCAGAAACAAAACCAGAAATACTTTATATAGTTGGAGGAGGAGCTAAAATCAGAGATGTATCAATGTTTTTAGAAAATTATTTAAGTATAAAAATAGGAAACTTGAATATGTTAGAGTCTTTAGCTTTAAAGTCGGTTGATAATTCTAATGAAAAAGATAAATTTAAATCAGATTTAGCTATAGCATTAGGATTAGCTATGCGAGGGGTTTCTTAA
- the aroQ gene encoding type II 3-dehydroquinate dehydratase: MLGKREKEVYGDISLEIINEQLKKQAYELGLNIEFFQSNHEGNLIDKIHKSNNVIDFIIINPGALTHYSIALLDALKSVEIPYIEVHISNIYSRESFRHNSITATAALGGIYGLGVDSYFLALKAAYSYLIN, encoded by the coding sequence ATGTTAGGTAAGAGGGAAAAAGAAGTATATGGAGATATCAGCTTAGAGATAATAAATGAACAACTAAAAAAACAAGCTTATGAACTAGGGCTTAATATAGAATTTTTCCAGTCAAATCATGAGGGTAATTTAATAGATAAAATACATAAATCTAATAATGTTATAGATTTTATTATAATAAATCCAGGGGCACTAACTCACTATAGTATTGCTTTATTAGATGCACTAAAAAGTGTTGAAATACCATATATAGAAGTACACATATCTAACATATATTCTCGTGAATCATTTAGACATAACTCAATAACTGCTACTGCTGCATTAGGAGGAATATATGGCCTCGGTGTTGATAGCTATTTTTTAGCTTTAAAAGCAGCATATTCTTATTTAATCAATTAA
- the efp gene encoding elongation factor P: MISVNDFKTGLTIELDDQAYQVVDFQHVKPGKGAAFVRSKLKNIKTGGIIEKTFRGGEKVNKAHLERKEMQYLYNDGDGFVFMDNQDFEQISISDEILGEGSKWLLENMNIHVLFFQNNIIGVELPNFVELEVVETEPGIKGDTATGATKGATVETGVTVQVPLFIETGDKLRIDTRTGQYMERA, translated from the coding sequence ATGATTTCTGTAAATGATTTTAAAACGGGATTAACAATTGAATTAGATGATCAAGCTTATCAAGTTGTTGATTTTCAGCATGTAAAGCCAGGTAAAGGAGCAGCATTTGTTCGTTCAAAATTGAAAAACATTAAAACTGGTGGAATAATCGAAAAAACATTTCGTGGTGGAGAGAAGGTAAATAAAGCACATTTAGAAAGAAAAGAAATGCAATATTTATACAATGATGGCGATGGTTTTGTATTCATGGACAATCAAGATTTTGAACAAATATCTATTTCTGATGAAATACTAGGTGAAGGTTCTAAATGGTTACTTGAAAATATGAACATACATGTACTGTTTTTCCAGAACAATATTATAGGTGTTGAACTACCTAATTTTGTTGAATTAGAGGTTGTTGAAACAGAACCAGGTATTAAAGGTGATACTGCAACAGGTGCAACAAAAGGTGCTACAGTTGAAACAGGAGTTACAGTCCAAGTACCTTTATTTATAGAAACAGGTGATAAATTACGTATTGATACCCGCACAGGGCAATATATGGAAAGAGCATAA